Below is a window of Frigoribacterium sp. SL97 DNA.
CGGCTCGGATGCGCGCCGCCTACGATGGGGGGATGCCCACGCGCCTGGTCGACCTGCACACTCACTCGAGCGTGTCGGACGGCACCGAGGCGCCCGCCGCGCTGGTCGCGTCGGCCGTGCGCGCGGGGCTCGACACCGTCGCCCTGACCGACCACGACAGCACGGCCGGGTGGTCCGAGGCCACGGCCGCCGTCGCCGGTACCGGTCTCACCCTCCTCCCCGGCATGGAGCTCAGCACCCGGCTCGGACTGAACAGCGTCCACATGCTCGGCTACCTCTTCGACCCCGCCCACCCGGGCCTCGTCGCCGAGACGGCCCGCCTGCGCGACAGCCGTCTGCACCGGGCCGAGCGCATCGTCGAACGCATCGCCGCCGACTACGACCTCACCTGGGGCGACGTCCTCGCCCAGGCCAGCTCGGGGGCGACCCTGGGACGGCCGCACATCGCCGACGCCCTCGTCGCCAAGGGCTACGCGCCCGACCGCAGCGCCGCCTTCGCGGGCATCCTGCACTGGCGGTCCGGGTACTACGAGCCGCACGAGGCACCCAGCCCCCTGATCGGCGTCCGCCTGATCCGGGAGGCCGGGGGCGTCCCCGTCATCGCCCACCCGGCGACGCGGGGTCGCGAGCCGAACGTCTCCAGCGAGGGTTTCGAGGCCCTCGTCGACGCCGGCCTGCTCGGCGTCGAGATCGACCACCGCGA
It encodes the following:
- a CDS encoding PHP domain-containing protein gives rise to the protein MPTRLVDLHTHSSVSDGTEAPAALVASAVRAGLDTVALTDHDSTAGWSEATAAVAGTGLTLLPGMELSTRLGLNSVHMLGYLFDPAHPGLVAETARLRDSRLHRAERIVERIAADYDLTWGDVLAQASSGATLGRPHIADALVAKGYAPDRSAAFAGILHWRSGYYEPHEAPSPLIGVRLIREAGGVPVIAHPATRGREPNVSSEGFEALVDAGLLGVEIDHRENTSAGKVRLLELARRYDLIVTGSSDYHGDGKPNRLGENTTAPGQLDRIVDAATGWVPVRG